In Platichthys flesus chromosome 20, fPlaFle2.1, whole genome shotgun sequence, a single genomic region encodes these proteins:
- the msl1b gene encoding male-specific lethal 1 homolog isoform X3 → MTLRSTLFPKTGSKRSTDTIDFDIAHFGAATVSPLILRREPCDFVLHVKDVQGGHIPSKTQVLDQIYMTSKVALAATVAEVVQGDNKTVGVLSPVRQMGGEGTPVKGKPLSVDNMDNPQMAVNNNPKDAGAEDSGKGLVPGVVGTASIELSSEGKWRNIRKTPANPHTQANCLRQILLLQLDLIEQQQQQLQSKDKEIDELKADKETLLARIERMERRLQLTRKDPPRDKRLFQPLEPWTPDKEDMWDLDPEESPQPNQANPLPFSRGGKGQKRKSCFGDAKVQKCRGKSAKLSPHKAEMQPGSPNQRELRSKETPEKMGPMRSGAERDMLLPCKEEPELNCEMEDLPFMSTTEMYLCCWNQPPLSPLRETSPKKEEEVAIPSWRENCIEPLEDESSNSVEPLDDGVFLKRHAKLELDEKRRKRWDIQRIREQRMFQRLQQRMNRKKIVQETEPEVSSFYPDIEDVEAIVITPFLPVVAFGRPLPKLAQQNFELPWLDDRSRCRIEVPKKHTPHRTCRK, encoded by the exons ATGACTCTGAGATCCACGCTGTTTCCAAAGACGGGATCCAAGCGGAGCACCGACACCATCGACTTCGACATTGCGCACTTCGGGGCCGCCACCGTGAGCCCGCTGATCCTGCGGAGGGAGCCCTGCGACTTCGTCCTCCATGTGAAAGACGTGCAGGGCGGTCACATCCCGAGCAAGACACAGGTCCTAGACCAGATTTACATGACAAGCAAAGTTGCCCTCGCCGCCACAGTTGCAGAAGTAGTTCAGGGTGACAATAAAACTGTGGGGGTGTTGTCCCCTGTCAGACAGATGGGGGGTGAGGGAACCCCGGTGAAAGGTAAACCCCTCTCTGTTGACAACATGGATAACCCTCAGATGGCTGTGAACAATAACCCTAAGGATGCTGGTGCCGAGGACAGCGGCAAGGGGCTCGTCCCCGGAGTCGTCGGCACCGCTTCCATTGAACTCTCATCTGAGGGCAAGTGGAGGAACATCAGGAAGACTCCTGCCAACCCCCACACGCAGGCCAACTGCCTCCGACAGatcctgctcctgcagctggatCTCAttgagcaacagcagcagcagctgcagtccaAGGACAAGGAGATAGATGAGCTCAAAGCCGACAAAGAGACC CTGCTCGCTCGCATTGAGCGCATGGAGCGTCGCCTGCAGCTCACGAGAAAGGACCCACCGCGGGACAAGCGGCTGTTCCAGCCCCTGGAGCCTTGGACCCCTGACAAAGAGGACATGTGGGATCTGGATCCGGAGGAGAGTCCACAGCCCAACCAAGCCAACCCACTCCCCTTTAGTCGGGGTGGCAAAGGTCAAAAGAG GAAGTCTTGTTTTGGAGATGCAAAAGTTCAGAAATGCCGGGGCAAGAGTGCAAAGCTCAGCCCCCACAAAGCTGAAATGCAGCCTGGTTCTCCTAATCAGAGAGAGCTGCGGAGTAAGGAAACCCCCGAGAAGATGGGTCCAATGAGATCTGGGGCAGAAAGGGACATGTTGCTTCCGTGCAAAGAGGAGCCTGAGCTGAACTGTGAGATGGAAGACCTGCCCTTCATGTCTACCACAGAGATGTATCTGTGTTGCTGGAACcaacctcctctctctcctctgcggGAGACTTCTCctaaaaaggaggaagaggtggcCA TTCCATCCTGGAGAGAAAACTGCATCGAGCCTTTGGAGGACGAATCCTCCAACTCTGTGGAG CCGCTGGATGACGGCGTGTTTTTGAAACGCCATGCGAAGCTCGAGTTggatgaaaagaggaggaagag ATGGGACATCCAGCGAATCAGAGAGCAGCGCATGTTCCAGCGTCTGCAGCAGCGAATGAACAGGAAGAAGATCGTCCAGGAAACCGAGCCGGAGGTTTCATCCTTCTATCCCGACATTGAAGACG TTGAAGCTATAGTGATCACTCCTTTCTTGCCTGTGGTTGCGTTTGGACGACCGTTGCCCAAACTCGCACAACA GAACTTCGAGCTGCCTTGGCTCGACGACCGGAGCCGCTGTCGCATCGAGGTTCCCAAAAAACACACGCCTCACCGGACCTGTCGGAAGTGA
- the msl1b gene encoding male-specific lethal 1 homolog isoform X2, with product MTLRSTLFPKTGSKRSTDTIDFDIAHFGAATVSPLILRREPCDFVLHVKDVQGGHIPSKTQVLDQIYMTSKVALAATVAEVVQGDNKTVGVLSPVRQMGGEGTPVKGKPLSVDNMDNPQMAVNNNPKDAGAEDSGKGLVPGVVGTASIELSSEGKWRNIRKTPANPHTQANCLRQILLLQLDLIEQQQQQLQSKDKEIDELKADKETLLARIERMERRLQLTRKDPPRDKRLFQPLEPWTPDKEDMWDLDPEESPQPNQANPLPFSRGGKGQKRKSCFGDAKVQKCRGKSAKLSPHKAEMQPGSPNQRELRSKETPEKMGPMRSGAERDMLLPCKEEPELNCEMEDLPFMSTTEMYLCCWNQPPLSPLRETSPKKEEEVASEWTPHVVHDMLIVFPSWRENCIEPLEDESSNSVEPLDDGVFLKRHAKLELDEKRRKRWDIQRIREQRMFQRLQQRMNRKKIVQETEPEVSSFYPDIEDVEAIVITPFLPVVAFGRPLPKLAQQNFELPWLDDRSRCRIEVPKKHTPHRTCRK from the exons ATGACTCTGAGATCCACGCTGTTTCCAAAGACGGGATCCAAGCGGAGCACCGACACCATCGACTTCGACATTGCGCACTTCGGGGCCGCCACCGTGAGCCCGCTGATCCTGCGGAGGGAGCCCTGCGACTTCGTCCTCCATGTGAAAGACGTGCAGGGCGGTCACATCCCGAGCAAGACACAGGTCCTAGACCAGATTTACATGACAAGCAAAGTTGCCCTCGCCGCCACAGTTGCAGAAGTAGTTCAGGGTGACAATAAAACTGTGGGGGTGTTGTCCCCTGTCAGACAGATGGGGGGTGAGGGAACCCCGGTGAAAGGTAAACCCCTCTCTGTTGACAACATGGATAACCCTCAGATGGCTGTGAACAATAACCCTAAGGATGCTGGTGCCGAGGACAGCGGCAAGGGGCTCGTCCCCGGAGTCGTCGGCACCGCTTCCATTGAACTCTCATCTGAGGGCAAGTGGAGGAACATCAGGAAGACTCCTGCCAACCCCCACACGCAGGCCAACTGCCTCCGACAGatcctgctcctgcagctggatCTCAttgagcaacagcagcagcagctgcagtccaAGGACAAGGAGATAGATGAGCTCAAAGCCGACAAAGAGACC CTGCTCGCTCGCATTGAGCGCATGGAGCGTCGCCTGCAGCTCACGAGAAAGGACCCACCGCGGGACAAGCGGCTGTTCCAGCCCCTGGAGCCTTGGACCCCTGACAAAGAGGACATGTGGGATCTGGATCCGGAGGAGAGTCCACAGCCCAACCAAGCCAACCCACTCCCCTTTAGTCGGGGTGGCAAAGGTCAAAAGAG GAAGTCTTGTTTTGGAGATGCAAAAGTTCAGAAATGCCGGGGCAAGAGTGCAAAGCTCAGCCCCCACAAAGCTGAAATGCAGCCTGGTTCTCCTAATCAGAGAGAGCTGCGGAGTAAGGAAACCCCCGAGAAGATGGGTCCAATGAGATCTGGGGCAGAAAGGGACATGTTGCTTCCGTGCAAAGAGGAGCCTGAGCTGAACTGTGAGATGGAAGACCTGCCCTTCATGTCTACCACAGAGATGTATCTGTGTTGCTGGAACcaacctcctctctctcctctgcggGAGACTTCTCctaaaaaggaggaagaggtggcCAGTGAGTGGACTCCTCATGTAGTTCATGATATGCTGATTGTTT TTCCATCCTGGAGAGAAAACTGCATCGAGCCTTTGGAGGACGAATCCTCCAACTCTGTGGAG CCGCTGGATGACGGCGTGTTTTTGAAACGCCATGCGAAGCTCGAGTTggatgaaaagaggaggaagag ATGGGACATCCAGCGAATCAGAGAGCAGCGCATGTTCCAGCGTCTGCAGCAGCGAATGAACAGGAAGAAGATCGTCCAGGAAACCGAGCCGGAGGTTTCATCCTTCTATCCCGACATTGAAGACG TTGAAGCTATAGTGATCACTCCTTTCTTGCCTGTGGTTGCGTTTGGACGACCGTTGCCCAAACTCGCACAACA GAACTTCGAGCTGCCTTGGCTCGACGACCGGAGCCGCTGTCGCATCGAGGTTCCCAAAAAACACACGCCTCACCGGACCTGTCGGAAGTGA
- the msl1b gene encoding male-specific lethal 1 homolog isoform X1, whose product MTLRSTLFPKTGSKRSTDTIDFDIAHFGAATVSPLILRREPCDFVLHVKDVQGGHIPSKTQVLDQIYMTSKVALAATVAEVVQGDNKTVGVLSPVRQMGGEGTPVKGKPLSVDNMDNPQMAVNNNPKDAGAEDSGKGLVPGVVGTASIELSSEGKWRNIRKTPANPHTQANCLRQILLLQLDLIEQQQQQLQSKDKEIDELKADKETLLARIERMERRLQLTRKDPPRDKRLFQPLEPWTPDKEDMWDLDPEESPQPNQANPLPFSRGGKGQKRKSCFGDAKVQKCRGKSAKLSPHKAEMQPGSPNQRELRSKETPEKMGPMRSGAERDMLLPCKEEPELNCEMEDLPFMSTTEMYLCCWNQPPLSPLRETSPKKEEEVASEWTPHVVHDMLIVCKPNLFLSLSTLSVKCSEHSIHGDPPLHPSSSHSLVPSWRENCIEPLEDESSNSVEPLDDGVFLKRHAKLELDEKRRKRWDIQRIREQRMFQRLQQRMNRKKIVQETEPEVSSFYPDIEDVEAIVITPFLPVVAFGRPLPKLAQQNFELPWLDDRSRCRIEVPKKHTPHRTCRK is encoded by the exons ATGACTCTGAGATCCACGCTGTTTCCAAAGACGGGATCCAAGCGGAGCACCGACACCATCGACTTCGACATTGCGCACTTCGGGGCCGCCACCGTGAGCCCGCTGATCCTGCGGAGGGAGCCCTGCGACTTCGTCCTCCATGTGAAAGACGTGCAGGGCGGTCACATCCCGAGCAAGACACAGGTCCTAGACCAGATTTACATGACAAGCAAAGTTGCCCTCGCCGCCACAGTTGCAGAAGTAGTTCAGGGTGACAATAAAACTGTGGGGGTGTTGTCCCCTGTCAGACAGATGGGGGGTGAGGGAACCCCGGTGAAAGGTAAACCCCTCTCTGTTGACAACATGGATAACCCTCAGATGGCTGTGAACAATAACCCTAAGGATGCTGGTGCCGAGGACAGCGGCAAGGGGCTCGTCCCCGGAGTCGTCGGCACCGCTTCCATTGAACTCTCATCTGAGGGCAAGTGGAGGAACATCAGGAAGACTCCTGCCAACCCCCACACGCAGGCCAACTGCCTCCGACAGatcctgctcctgcagctggatCTCAttgagcaacagcagcagcagctgcagtccaAGGACAAGGAGATAGATGAGCTCAAAGCCGACAAAGAGACC CTGCTCGCTCGCATTGAGCGCATGGAGCGTCGCCTGCAGCTCACGAGAAAGGACCCACCGCGGGACAAGCGGCTGTTCCAGCCCCTGGAGCCTTGGACCCCTGACAAAGAGGACATGTGGGATCTGGATCCGGAGGAGAGTCCACAGCCCAACCAAGCCAACCCACTCCCCTTTAGTCGGGGTGGCAAAGGTCAAAAGAG GAAGTCTTGTTTTGGAGATGCAAAAGTTCAGAAATGCCGGGGCAAGAGTGCAAAGCTCAGCCCCCACAAAGCTGAAATGCAGCCTGGTTCTCCTAATCAGAGAGAGCTGCGGAGTAAGGAAACCCCCGAGAAGATGGGTCCAATGAGATCTGGGGCAGAAAGGGACATGTTGCTTCCGTGCAAAGAGGAGCCTGAGCTGAACTGTGAGATGGAAGACCTGCCCTTCATGTCTACCACAGAGATGTATCTGTGTTGCTGGAACcaacctcctctctctcctctgcggGAGACTTCTCctaaaaaggaggaagaggtggcCAGTGAGTGGACTCCTCATGTAGTTCATGATATGCTGATTGTTTGTAAGCCTAATCTATTCCTATCTTTAAGCACTTTATCCGTCAAATGTTCTGAGCACTCTATCCACGGtgatcctcctctccatccgtcttcctcccactctctaGTTCCATCCTGGAGAGAAAACTGCATCGAGCCTTTGGAGGACGAATCCTCCAACTCTGTGGAG CCGCTGGATGACGGCGTGTTTTTGAAACGCCATGCGAAGCTCGAGTTggatgaaaagaggaggaagag ATGGGACATCCAGCGAATCAGAGAGCAGCGCATGTTCCAGCGTCTGCAGCAGCGAATGAACAGGAAGAAGATCGTCCAGGAAACCGAGCCGGAGGTTTCATCCTTCTATCCCGACATTGAAGACG TTGAAGCTATAGTGATCACTCCTTTCTTGCCTGTGGTTGCGTTTGGACGACCGTTGCCCAAACTCGCACAACA GAACTTCGAGCTGCCTTGGCTCGACGACCGGAGCCGCTGTCGCATCGAGGTTCCCAAAAAACACACGCCTCACCGGACCTGTCGGAAGTGA